The following is a genomic window from Carassius gibelio isolate Cgi1373 ecotype wild population from Czech Republic chromosome B7, carGib1.2-hapl.c, whole genome shotgun sequence.
CTCAAAGACCAAGGCTGATTTTAACAGGGTCGTGGATGTTTTCAGCAAGAAGGACATTCGACGAAGAGGCCATGTGGAGTTTATTTATGCTGCTCTGAAGAAGATGCCAGAATTTGGAGTCGAACAAGACATTACGGTCTACAACAAACTCCTGGATGTGTTTCCAAAAGAGGTGTTTGTTCCACGTAACTTCATTCAGAGGATGTTTAACCACTACCCACGGCAGCAAGAGTGTGGAGTACAGCTGCTGGAGCAGATGGAGAACTATGGTGTGTTTGCACTCTTGtaggagagaaagaaaaactgaTGCATTGCTTTAATGATTTGGTAATCCTTTGTCTTTTTAATACTTCCAGGTCTCATGCCGAATGTAGAGACCAAGGTATTGCTGGCTCAGATATTTGGGGAAAAGAGTCATCCGATGAGGAAGTACCAGCGTATCATGTACTGGTTTCCCAAATTCAAGCACGCAAACCCCTTCCCCGTCCCACATGTGCTCCCCAGTGACCCAGTAGAGCTCGCTCGATTCAGTCTTACCCGGATTGCAGATGACCTGGATGCTAAAATAACAATCTATCAGGTGACTGTTAAATCTACAACTTAAAGCAGCATCACAAAAGCAGAACcactcctgttcaaaagtttggggttaataagatttttttgggaaaaaagtattttatgatcAGGCCTAAAgatgcatttgtttgataaaaaatacagtaaaattacagaaatattattataatatacaagacacttttttttattatatttaaaaatgtttaaaataaattattttaaattactattatataataaaattatatttaaaaaatgttaatatgtaaattgtttaaattatatattatatatatatataatgtacatctTATACATTATATCTTAGTAACACCAGACTTTTCAATGGTAGTGTGTATTTACTGGAAATAAAGGGTTTTcagtttaataaatgtgctttgtTTCACACATTGCAGTATCCATCAACAGACATCACTGAGACCGGTGAAGAAGTTATGCGTCCCCATATTGTAGGTATGTTGCTTTTACCATTACTGGCAATTGAACTTGAAATTTCAGGAATATTCTAGGTTAAATGTATATCATCTGTACCACAGAAAATAATAAGAACTCACAAAATGCTTTAGAGTTCTTTACAAATACTATCCAACTTGTGCAGCATTCAACCTGAAATATTTAACTATAATTTGACCATAGTACTAAGGACCAGTTGTAATGCTTTCATAAGTGATTGGAcattactttttgttgttgttgcttttaatttttaaataattattggcatAAAAGGGATTTTGGATACTGTTTGTGAAATTAATTAAGCAAAACAAAACTGATCTTTTATGCTGTCAGGTATTCAAAGTCCAGATCAGCGCTCTCTTCTGGCCAAACACAATCCCCGCAGGCCTGTGTTTGTCGAAGGCCCGTTTCCACTGTGGCTCAGAAAGACTTGTGTTCATTATTACCTACTCAGGGCAGACCCTATCCCGCCTGAGGAAAAGGTACAGGAATTGGGCTAATGATGGCATTTCATGAAGGtcaacatatcagaatgatttctgaaggatcatgttacattgaaaactagagtaatggctgctgaaaatttatttttgccattatgGGAATCAATTACATTACAATAAATAACAGTtattcacaatgttactgttttactatatttttgatcaaataaatacagccttggtgaggataagagaaaaaaagaaatgtattattgCAAATTTAGTAGTGTAATGCTtcaaagtaaatgaataaataaattaagacttCATTCTTAAAGAATTTGCATTCCAGATTATGTGGCTTCTTCTTTTCCTGTAGGTTGAGGAAGAGTTTGACCCTGAGATGATTGGTCCAGAGCAGAGTCTCTTCTACCCTCAGCGAGTGGAGCTCGACCTGGAAAGAGACATGGGTGATGATTTCAGTTTCATTGTGGATGATGGTGAGTCTCGTGTTGTTTTGTCAACATGGTTTGAATACAATGGTTTGCATATCACCAGACACATACAATGATGTCTGTTCATGTGATCCTGCAGTGGAAGAGGGGCCGGTTTACGCCATGTGTATGGCTGGTCAAGGAGACCAGGCGACTCTGTCTCAGTGGATTTCTGGTCTACAGGAGACCTGTCCCATATTAGGCCAGATCCCAACAGTGTTCCGTCTGGATTCTGGACCCAGAGAACTGCAAACCTCGTCGGGTGCTCAGCAAACCCCTGAGCAGGAGGTTGAAACAGAACAAATTATTGAGGAGGAGCCGCTACTCTCACAAAGAGTGAAACAGTGAGAGCCATGCCAATAGATGTGCGTCTAAAGACGACGAACTGTGTTTCACATCAATCTAATATGATGAAccttatatttaatttagttacCAGGTAATGTCTTGTctattacacactatttttgaGTTGCGGTCTGTCTACAGTATGCAGAGATGCTCTATGATATGAATATGCCATAAATGGATTTGGCAGTGCAATAAAACATACATTCATCCGATATTTTGATTTCATTGAATTCGTTTTAAGTTGATAATTAGTTTAGAACAATTTTAGTTTCACCATTCTAAGCAAAAGTAGCCAATTCTCTATGCAACATTTTTGTCATAAAAAGGTGCatgtaatgctaaattatatgtgaccctggagcacaacatcagtcttaagtcactggggtatacttttagcaatagccaaaaaaacactgtatgggtcaaaattatagatttttcttttatgccaaaaatcattaggatattacgtaaatatcatgttccataaagatacttagtaaatttcctaccataaatatatcagaacttaatttttgattaagtaatatgcattgctgacaACTTcacttggacaactttaaaggcaattttctcaatatttcgatttttttttgcaccctcagattccagacttttagccaaatattgtcctgtcctaacaaaccatacatcaatggaaatattatttattcagctttcagatgaataataatttcaaaattgagattggtccagggtcacatatgttaagtgaattaacattttaaattacagaCAAGCAAACAAAGTAtacaaaaggttttatttatttaaaagatttaatCTAAAACAGATGAGGTCTGAAGAGGGAATCAGAATCAAACGTTTTACTTATACTAGGTGTCGACTGTAAAGACTAACAAACTATGTTTGCtacactatatataatatttgatcaTTCTCATCcctgtgctttttattttttttataaatgtggtCTGTATATAACCAAACATTAACAACACACTGTTAATTTAGAAGCTTAACTAGTAATTAACTACAAGGAAGTTCAAATTATGGTAGATatgaattacatttgattttatagcattttataaaCTGAAGAAGAAGGTCTATTCAAGACTATTGGAAAACATTATGGCAAgtcaaagtacaaaaaaaattatatgcagtgcaaaaaattataaaacggaaaatgtattgcaaaatgttttaaaaattgaataaactgtacagaaataaatactaaaagaaaaaataatacatgCTCAAAATGCAGTTCTTATTATGATTaggtctatgtgtgtgtgtgagagagtatttGTTTAGATGGATCTTATTTTGTAAACTGATTTACAGGTTCTTTAAATGCACTGCAATGTTTGGAGTATTATGAGAATTTAAAAGTGCAGTTAATGAGGCTCAGTAATGAGAAAAATGTGAATCAACATTTTGACTGATGGAGCTTACGAAGTAAATGTTCTAAATCTTAAAATGctctaaatgttaaaaaattttaTGACATGAAGATTGATTTTAGTGAATGTCAGCGTAGACCATGTCAACTAGATGAGCCACAGAGACAGACCCCCTCCGAAAAACTCGTCAACTTGTCGCTATCAGGACAAAACGGGTCTTGTCTGTCAGTCACCCATCAGCTCACTCAAAGTCTTCGGCCTCAACCTTAGCTTCTTTGACCGGGCATGTTAATTTCTGTTGTGAAAAAtgattcataaaataaattatttcatatgTTCAAAGCCAGACTGAAAGCAGATTTCCGTGTTATCTGTAGAAGCTCTGCACTGCTGTTGAAGCTGGTGGGTGATGAAGTGCTCTCGGACTGCCACTTGTTTATCCCAGGCATCAAGAATGCCTTGACGTTCACTGTCTCCCAGTGATAGTGTTTCAGGATGCGCCTCCTCGATGTGAGCCTTCACGCCTTCCACACTCTCAGAGTACTGCTGCTCTCCACAAACCATACACACCAACAACGGGTTGACAGGATCAAAGTCCATGAGGTAGACATTTCTCCACTCTGCCAGTGATAAAGGTCCCTCCATTGCACCATTTGGTACAAAGCTTGACTCCTCTTCAAACAGAAGATGTAAGTAATGTCAGTAAAAAAGAAGTCATTTAAACTGTCTGGTAAAGTTTGTGttagaaaattcattaaaaataacctttGAGTGCAGGTTGACATGGTTCAACAAAGTAGCCAAGTTGGTCTTCTAAAGTTGCACTGTTTGGAAAAGAAGCCAACATTAAGGTCTTTTCAGCATATTATTATAGGATCAGGTGACGGTGAAGAATGGctactgaaaatgcagctttgctatcataaaataaaataaaaaatatatgttaaaattgaaaatagttgagttaaactgtaataatatttgaaaatattacagtttttacagtatcaaataaatataggctttgtgagcataaaataaattaatgtacttACCTCTGAACTACTGCTGAGCAGAGACTGGTGGAGTTCTGACTCTAGgaagattaaagaaaaaaataaggatAGTGCATACATTAACTATGTACACAACAAACTAGCGATTAGCAACAACAAATCACTAGAGCTGCAGATTCACTTGACCaaaggatgaaaaaaataaaagcacgTACAGTATATGTAAATGCTCTGAGTGATTTGAGGCTGGGAAGATGACAACAATTCTCAAACAATCGGAGAAAGTGCTACTTAATTGAACAAACCAAATTTAGATGTTTCTGCCATGGCATTTTTAACCTAAAATAATCACACAGTTTAACACTTAAATCCATTCTGAGGGGGTTCAATCATTTGAGAAACTGGAGAAAGGAACAATGAAAATATTCAGTCGATTGGTATAAAACTCTAGCATCTCGCCATCTTTATCTATAGTATTAGTAATCTAGAAGCAGCAAGCCGTGAGAAGGCTGCTGAtcttaaatgctaaaataaatgtttgtttcataaaaatgtattttggagAAAAACCTAAAGTCCTAAATTTTGTTCCCTGTGTTTTGCATGTCCCTACAGTATGCTGGTGCAATGAAATGCCTGGAGGCACGGGGCCCCACACAGGGCCTCTCTCAAAAGAGGCCTCCAAAATGTTTCTGTGATATTCTAGTGCTGAGGTATGGCTGGGGCCCCACATGAGGCCCTGTGAACACTGCTCCAATTCAAAACAACTTACCCCCATTTGTCTGTGAATTTCTGGTGCTGAGATATAGCTGGGGCCCCCAGGGGACATAAAGCATGTGTTATTATTACAGGGTTCTGGTAGACTGTGATGTTTGGTTCTCAGTATAAACTCGCcttcatgtaattccaaacctgtatgactttctttcttctgtggaacacatcaGATGGTTTGAATTATTTATACTTAtcaaaatgaaagtcaatggtcagTGTTTTGGACCCTACTgactttttatgaaaaaaaaaaagaaagaagcaaaaatctatttttttgtgtgttctgtAAAAGAAACAAAGTCGAGCCGGTTTGAAACAACATagggatgagtaaatgatgatctGTTTCGATGCATGAGCCACTGATAGTGAAGATCAGATCGGTTTGCACAGCACTGTGCAAACCACAAATTCACAAATGGTTCAAACAGGTCTGTCACACGAGTAAACAACTGCATGATCAGTTGCACTGCTTGGGTCTCGCAGTCCCACTCAAACTCAGCTGCACTTTGGTCTGTTTTAGAACAATCTCTAAATGAAGGGGATGCTACTGCTGACAGTGTTTTGCAATGATTGTGCTTTTATTTGGGTCCTTTTTTCTGTCTGCAATTACATTACTTTTCAAATTTGTAGTTGCTaaggtttttttcatgtttttgaaagaagtttcttatgcacaccaaggttgcattcatttgattaaagtacagtaaaaacagtaatattctaaaatagaaatcacaatataaaataaatgttttctattttaagatatttgaaaatgtaatgtattcctgtgatggcaaagctgatttttcagcagtcatttctccagtctttacTCTCACATGAGTatatttcagaaatgtaattttctgtaaagcagcTTTGTAGGGCTCCGCGATAAATCACGATCAtattttgcgcagcttgtcagtgattaacggctctgtgtagtaaatgctgctccatgtgaaagcacgcacgtgatggagattcttgtcagctttactgacaagatgcgcatgaaatatctcatgcgatttatcgtgcacCACTACTGCTTTGCAATGAATTGTAtcgtgaaaagcactatacaaataaactttaattgaattgaacatgatccttcagaaatcattctaatatgctgatttgctacacaatatacatttatcaatgttataaaaataaatagttgtgctacatattttagtgaattttttttttaagtcagcatttttgttaaacagtcttttgtaacattagaaatatcTTTGctgtccgaaaaaaaaaaaaaaatcatactgccCCCAAACTTTGATGGTACAGCACATAAATAAAGCCAATaaatctatatgtatatataaaattaaatacctGTAAATCCTGGCTTTGTGGAGGGACCATCACCTGGCGTAGCTTTGTCTCATGTGCTGCCTTTCTAGCTCTCTGCTTCTGTTTCTTGATCCTCCACTGCATGCGTCTTCTACGTATTACCTCCTCGGGATCTTCTTGTGGATTTGCCGTTGCCACTATTTGGCTTCGATCACATCTTGATTTATCTGTAGGCTGTGTCTGTGGACCAGAAGGCTTGGTGCACCtgcttgtttttttctgaatgggGATCTGGGACATGGCTTGCATGAAAGTTGTGCTTCGTGTTTTCTTCTGGGAAATCCGAGAAACACAATAGTTCAAATGACGACacatttaataattcaaattttttaataattacttcTCATGACATTCAAATATCAATGCAACTCACCTGTGGCAGACTACGAAGAACTGCATTTTTGGTTGCATCTTTGTTGGTTTTTCTAGCCCGCTGTTGTCTCTTCTTTAATCGCCAATACTCTCTCTTTCGTTGAAGCTCATCACTTTCACCAAGCTGCTGCTTTTGCAAGGCCTGTATAGGGGAGGCCTGCTTGGGATCTGCTCCATTTTCACTGAAATTATGAGGTTGCAGAGCCACTGGAGATATGGCATGACTTCCATCTGTAGCCTCTTGACAGATGTTATGAGTCTTATAATGATTGATGTTTTCAAAAGTTGATGCCGGAGGACTCAATTTGATATCTTTAAGGCTTGTGTCGTTTGGGAGGTCACACTGTAATAACACATTTTGTTGTAAGGTAAGACTAGGTTTTGCATCTTCAGATGTAAAAAGTTCATCTTTAGTCAAAGGAAGAGGCTCATTTTCACACTTAACGTGGATTTCGCTGGCATTATTTTCTTCTGGTGTGTAAACTGATTCCTCTAGGAGCTTTTTCATGGAGGCAACAGCCTGAAGAGTGGTGGCATGATGGTCCACAGCTGTTGGTGGCTCAATGTGTGATTCTAAGGATGCACTGGGTGAAGTTTTGCTGCTATTAACACTGATGCAGGGAGTAATTTCTGGGATGGAAAACACAGCTTGTATAGTGGGATAGACATGCTCCTCTTTTATAGGCATTGGGGCACTGGTAGAGGAGTGACAAACTGTTGTGGTGATAGATGAAGTAATACTTTGCCTATGGTTTGACTTcttgttttgctctctctgctTTAACACAGAAACCTTCGACCTGAGCAGACCATTTCCAAGTCGGGCAGCTTGACTAGCCCTTTGCTGTCGTTTCTTAATCCTCCAATACTCTCTCAAACGGGTGACCCTTTCTTCTTCTGTTGGGGTTTCAGACTTGATGGTGACTGTCATACTGCCCAGAACTGCACCTCTGGTTAATCTAGACTTTACTGGAGAGTTTTGGTGAGCTTTAGTACAGTTACTAGAAATGTTGCATTGAGCAGAATCTAGCTTTGTGACTGGTGGAGCATCTGAATATAGGGGAGAATTTACTTGAACCTGGAGTTTTACATTTCCAATGCATTTCACATTGGAAATGTCTTGACTTGCAGGTAGGGAAGCTTTAGGAGATGTCTTCGAAATGGAGACCGTCACTGTGCCATCTTCTTTGATAAAACCACCAATGGTATCGGAGGAAACTGCAAATGCACTTGCTTTGCTCGCTTGAACTCCACATGCCTGACTGAAACTGTTGTAGGAATGTTTCCCATGATGCTTTAGTGCTTCTTGTTCCTTGAGTCGTGCTTTCAATGCCATAGACAGCCTTGCTCTTTGCTCACGTTTCTTAATTCTCCAGTATTCTTTTTGCCTGGCATGGCGATCCTCGGGAGACTCAACTTTGGAAGCCCCAAGGGTGGATCTCCTCATTTGGTTTTGACGTCTCTTTTGAGTTTGTGCAAATTTCTGTACTTTGGATTTGGACTTACTTAAGGATGACTGCAAAATACCAGAGGTTAAGGATGCATGGTTTGGTTTAGGACTCTGAACATGTAGTTGTGCTGTCTGAGAACCGTTAAATTTTGCTCCCAGCAACTGCTGATTAAGAGATACAAGGTTTGAGTTCAGGCTGATTCCTCTCAAGGCCTTACTGTTAGTAGGAGATGAAGCATGCATGATACCAACAGATAAAGGTTGTCCTTGTCTGAGACTCCCTTCTCGGTCCCGGGCCAACTTTGCAGCACGCTTTGCTCTCTGTTCCCGCTTTTTGATACGCCAGTTCTCTCTACGCTTAGCAACCATCTCTTCTTCAGTCACAGCCTCTCCCGTGTTGTGCTCTAAAGCGAAGGCACATGTTCTTCTCTTAGTGATAGGACTCTGGTTTTCACGAACCTTACATTCTGCAGAGGTCAAGAGTCTAAGTGAGTTCTGAGGCTTATTTTGGTAACTGTGCACTGGTAAAACCATGGATACACGGCTTTGCAGAGATGTTGTTAAATGCTTGCCATTTAGGGATGACATTCCCGATTTAGATTTTTGAGCAAGAGTATTGTTCGGATGCAACTCAATGCATGTTGTAGGCACCGAATGGACTGTAGGGCAGAGAGATTCAACTGTTGAAGCATTTGATTTTGATGACCCTGTATCTGagggatttattttattattacccaTTACACCCTTCAAGGTGTTTGTGCTTATTTCTTGAGACTGAGGTAAGGCGTAGTTGAGCTTGGTCCTTTGAAACCATCTCGCTTTTTGGCATGGCACCATAGTAATGTTACTCTCAGATACTGATAAACCTAAGCTCAAGCAGTTTTTAAGAGCATCAGCCTCTTCCTGTTTGaatgaaacattattattgtGTAGAGAGGGATCACTGCTAGCTTTACTAACAACAGACATGCGCAGATTTTCATTTCCAATCTTCTTTTTGATAGATGACTTTCTCGCCCTCTGC
Proteins encoded in this region:
- the ecsit gene encoding evolutionarily conserved signaling intermediate in Toll pathway, mitochondrial isoform X2, yielding MNAPRHLLRIQCIGCVACFLGKPVKRLVLPAGAHLQTPGSQHNYGQLLRPFHHSAVCSTSRPSQTQLENTADDETLNKGKSLVTHDDLFERAARDSKTKADFNRVVDVFSKKDIRRRGHVEFIYAALKKMPEFGVEQDITVYNKLLDVFPKEVFVPRNFIQRMFNHYPRQQECGVQLLEQMENYGLMPNVETKVLLAQIFGEKSHPMRKYQRIMYWFPKFKHANPFPVPHVLPSDPVELARFSLTRIADDLDAKITIYQYPSTDITETGEEVMRPHIVGIQSPDQRSLLAKHNPRRPVFVEGPFPLWLRKTCVHYYLLRADPIPPEEKVEEEFDPEMIGPEQSLFYPQRVELDLERDMGDDFSFIVDDVEEGPVYAMCMAGQGDQATLSQWISGLQETCPILGQIPTVFRLDSGPRELQTSSGAQQTPEQEVETEQIIEEEPLLSQRVKQ
- the si:dkey-28a3.2 gene encoding uncharacterized protein si:dkey-28a3.2, producing MSSKTSSKRRYQPAAEFDDATIARKREYWRSKKREQRARKSSIKKKIGNENLRMSVVSKASSDPSLHNNNVSFKQEEADALKNCLSLGLSVSESNITMVPCQKARWFQRTKLNYALPQSQEISTNTLKGVMGNNKINPSDTGSSKSNASTVESLCPTVHSVPTTCIELHPNNTLAQKSKSGMSSLNGKHLTTSLQSRVSMVLPVHSYQNKPQNSLRLLTSAECKVRENQSPITKRRTCAFALEHNTGEAVTEEEMVAKRRENWRIKKREQRAKRAAKLARDREGSLRQGQPLSVGIMHASSPTNSKALRGISLNSNLVSLNQQLLGAKFNGSQTAQLHVQSPKPNHASLTSGILQSSLSKSKSKVQKFAQTQKRRQNQMRRSTLGASKVESPEDRHARQKEYWRIKKREQRARLSMALKARLKEQEALKHHGKHSYNSFSQACGVQASKASAFAVSSDTIGGFIKEDGTVTVSISKTSPKASLPASQDISNVKCIGNVKLQVQVNSPLYSDAPPVTKLDSAQCNISSNCTKAHQNSPVKSRLTRGAVLGSMTVTIKSETPTEEERVTRLREYWRIKKRQQRASQAARLGNGLLRSKVSVLKQREQNKKSNHRQSITSSITTTVCHSSTSAPMPIKEEHVYPTIQAVFSIPEITPCISVNSSKTSPSASLESHIEPPTAVDHHATTLQAVASMKKLLEESVYTPEENNASEIHVKCENEPLPLTKDELFTSEDAKPSLTLQQNVLLQCDLPNDTSLKDIKLSPPASTFENINHYKTHNICQEATDGSHAISPVALQPHNFSENGADPKQASPIQALQKQQLGESDELQRKREYWRLKKRQQRARKTNKDATKNAVLRSLPQKKTRSTTFMQAMSQIPIQKKTSRCTKPSGPQTQPTDKSRCDRSQIVATANPQEDPEEVIRRRRMQWRIKKQKQRARKAAHETKLRQVMVPPQSQDLQSQNSTSLCSAVVQSATLEDQLGYFVEPCQPALKEESSFVPNGAMEGPLSLAEWRNVYLMDFDPVNPLLVCMVCGEQQYSESVEGVKAHIEEAHPETLSLGDSERQGILDAWDKQVAVREHFITHQLQQQCRASTDNTEICFQSGFEHMK
- the ecsit gene encoding evolutionarily conserved signaling intermediate in Toll pathway, mitochondrial isoform X1; protein product: MKSEWSSFQHICDSSAVVCDVIIMNAPRHLLRIQCIGCVACFLGKPVKRLVLPAGAHLQTPGSQHNYGQLLRPFHHSAVCSTSRPSQTQLENTADDETLNKGKSLVTHDDLFERAARDSKTKADFNRVVDVFSKKDIRRRGHVEFIYAALKKMPEFGVEQDITVYNKLLDVFPKEVFVPRNFIQRMFNHYPRQQECGVQLLEQMENYGLMPNVETKVLLAQIFGEKSHPMRKYQRIMYWFPKFKHANPFPVPHVLPSDPVELARFSLTRIADDLDAKITIYQYPSTDITETGEEVMRPHIVGIQSPDQRSLLAKHNPRRPVFVEGPFPLWLRKTCVHYYLLRADPIPPEEKVEEEFDPEMIGPEQSLFYPQRVELDLERDMGDDFSFIVDDVEEGPVYAMCMAGQGDQATLSQWISGLQETCPILGQIPTVFRLDSGPRELQTSSGAQQTPEQEVETEQIIEEEPLLSQRVKQ